The following DNA comes from Lentibacillus sp. Marseille-P4043.
AAATTTTTTCTTCATGGACATATCTCCCTTGTCTCGTGTTCCTCAGGACAAAGAGAACGTGTCACTACATATCAAGAAATGTACGATAAACAGCAGGGATCCCTTCAATTACATCCGTTGCCATTAAATCGTAATAAGAATGGTTGTCCGTTACAAGCAGATCAGCAGCCATTCCATGAACAAAACATGCATTACATAACGCTTGGAAAATACTTTTGTGTTGCATCACCATCGCTAGAATTATTCCCGAGAGCACATCCCCACTGCCACCTTTTGCTAGCCCCTGATTCCCGGTTGTGTTCACAGCTTGTTGTCCACCAGGTGCTGTGATAATTGTATTTTTTCCTTTTAACACGAGATACACCTGATGATCGCGCGCAAACTTTGTAGAATAATAAAAAGGCTTTTCCAAGAGTTCTGCAACCGATACGTCTAACAGCATGGCCATTTCACCAGGATGCGGGGTCATAATCGTTGGATATAAACGCTTTGTTAATTTAGTGTGTGCGAATTTGGCATGGTACAACCCATCAGCATCAATAATCACTGGATAATTTGCCTCTGTTAGCACATTTTGAACTAACTGCTCTGCTCTCTTTTCTCGTCCTAACCCCATCCCAATCACGATCGCATCATATTTATCAAACGGAATGGACATAGTCATTAAGTCAGATTCTTTGTTACGACTTAATGCTAGATAGGTAGCCTCAACACATGTTGAAGCAATAGTTGGAATGACACTTTCCGTTGTGCCAACAGTGAGTAAGCCTGCACCTGTTCTTAAAGCTGCTTTAGCAGTCATCGCAATTGACCCAGGCATCTCCTTTGATCCCCCAATAGCTAGGCCTTTTCCGTGATCACCTTTATGAGCATAGAGCCCCCGTTTCGGCATTGTTTGCTGGAATTGGTGCTGATCCCAAATAAGTCTCGCAGGTGTTTCTTCAATGGCATTAGCCGGAATACCAATGGAAACCACCTTCCATTTTCCGTAAAAAGCTGCAGTATGCTGTAAATATAGACTCATTTTCGGTGCTTCAATTATAATTGTGTAATCAGCCTGTATGGCAGAAAATCCGGTTATTCCCTCATCTGCTGGAAGCCCAGTCGGAATGTCAACCGAAATAATCCGTGGAGCAAATTCATTGATAATCGAGACAATCGTTGCAGTTGGCTCCCTTAACTTATCATGTACGCCTATTCCAATCATTGCATCAATAATCACATCTGAATTTGTGGCGATTTTGCTAATGTCCGAAGCTTCGGTTGTAACAACAACAGAACCCCCACAATTCAAAAATAAGGTCTTATTATATTGGACATCCCCTGTTATTTTCTCATCTGGTACGACTTGGATAACAGTGACATGATAGTTTTTATTTTTAAGCGTCCGTGCAATAACAAATCCGTCCCCACCATTATTTCCTCCACCAACCATTACACATATTCGATCTTTTTTGGTTATGATTTTTGTTAGTTCATAGCAAACTGCTCTTCCCGCGTTTTCCATTAATATTCTGGCATCTAAGCCCATTTCCTCCACTGTATAACGGTCCATATCGTACATTTCTTTTGCGGTGACAATATACACTTTCGTTCCCTCCTACCCGCACTAAAATATATGAGACAACCTAATCAATTATGCTATTTATCTTCTATTACGATTTGCGCCGCTGCATAGTTATTGCTATGTGTAATAGAGATAAAAACAGTAGCATGTTCATATCCTTCGGCGATCAACACAGGTGCCCCATGACTATCCGGTAACACTTCGATATGTTGAAAACTTAATTTACCAATTCCTGTTCCAACAGCTTTTGCAAATGCCTCCTTTGCAGCAAATCGTCCGGCAAGAAATTCTGCCCTTCTATTGTCAGTTGACAATTGATAAAATAACTCTTGTTCACTTACGGTTAAAATTCGTTCGATAAACCTTGGATTTCGCTCGATGCTGTTTCTGATTCTTGTTAACTCGATTAAATCCATTCCAATTCCTTTTATCAAGCTGTTCACTCCTTCGATATTTCGTTAAAGAACAGTCTAAAGTATTTATCTTTGCATTATACATAATGATTTTAGTAATCTTTAATTGGTCATACTATATAATAAAAACGATTACACTAATAATACCCGAATAAGAACTATTAAAAAAATGATTATAGAGGGGACTATCTATGTTCATTCGAACGGAAAAAAGTTTAAAAGAATTTATTCAATTTTATCCAGTTGTAGCAACACTCATCATTATTCATCTAGCATTATGGCTCATTATAGACCTATTGCAATTACCACTGGGTATCCATTTTTATCAATGGGGGGCTGGCAATAATTTATTTATTCATGAAGGTGAATATTGGCGTCTATTAACATCTATTATACTTCACAACGGTTTAATGCACGCATTATTCAATTCATTTGCTCTTGCCATATTCGGTCCAGCATTGGAACAAATGCTTGGAAAGTTCAAGTTCATCCTTGCTTATTTTGGTGCTGGGCTAATAGGCAATATTGCAACCTATCTAATCGAACCAACTGGCTTTTATTCACATGTTGGTGCTTCAGGAGCAATATTTGGCTTATTTGGTATTTATGTCTATATGGTAGTTTTACGTAAAGATCTAATCGATCGTGCAAACGCTCAAGTTGTCCTAACGATATTTATTATTGGTTTAATCATGACGTTCCTACGCCCCAATATCAATATTTACGCCCATGTTTTTGGCTTTATTGGAGGTTTTGCTCTTGCACGATTACTATTAAACAATGTCCAACCCTTTTCACCGCAACGAAACAGGCGACGGCCAAACGCAGGTTCCGTTTCATTTAATCCTAATCGGTGGAAAAGGCGCCGCTTACCAAGAGGATTAGCACCTAAAATTTTTTGGATTATTTTTGGCATCCTAGTTGTCCTTGGATTGATAAGTAGAATTTTATAAGAACAACAAAGGAGTAGCCGCAACAAGCTACTCCTTTTTAAAAAGGCTCTTTTCGTATTGTTTGTTGCTTTGTTAATTTTGATAAACTGTGGCATACAGTAAAAATTTTTATCAAATAAAAAAAGCTCCTTTACGCTAGGAGCTTTTGTTTTAGGCGGTTATGAAAGTTAATCACGGTTTCTACGTTTTTGGAAATTCCCTTTGCGATTGCGACCGCCATTTTGATTGCGTCCACCTTGACCGCGTCCGCCTTGGTTTCGCTTCCCATAATAATTGCGTTTCCCACCACGTTTATTATTATCTTTACTTCTTTGTGCTTTTTTAACACTAATCGGTTGCACAGAAGAAATTCGAACCGGTGTATCTCTCCGCTCTTTTGTCAGCATTTTTAGTGCAGCTGCAATAACAGTTATTGAATCATGATCCTGCAATATTTCATTTGCTGTCTGATGATATGCTTTAAGGTCTTTTTGTTCAATCGTCTTCAGCAATTTATTCACTGCAACCTGTTGTTGTCCACGTAATGCATCTTGACTTGATGGCGGCATGATCCGTTTCATTTTACTTTTTGTCGTTTTTTCAATTAAATGCAGATGGGCCATCTCTCTTGGTGTAATAAAGGAAATAGCTTCACCAGTGCGTCCAGCGCGTCCCGTACGACCGATACGATGGACATAACTTTCCGGATCTTGTGGAATATCAAAATTATAAACGTGTGTAACACCAGAAATATCAAGCCCACGTGCTGCGACATCAGTTGCTACTAATACTTCAACACGGCCATTTTTAAACTTGTTCAGGACAGACATTCGTTTGCCTTGAGTTAAATCACCATGAATGCCTTCTGCGCGAAAGCCTCGAGCTTGTAATCCTTCCGTGATTTCATCAACACGCTTTTTTGTCCGGCTAAAGACAATCGCTAAATCTGGTCCATTAATGTCAAGGTGATTTGTTAACGTGTCAAATTTGTACTTCTCAGGAACCTCAACAAAATACTGGTTTATATTTTCAACCGTCATTTCTTTCGCTTTTACTTTAATTTCTTCCGGACTCTTCATGAGGTGTGTTGCAATTTCGCGAATTTCCTTTGGCATTGTTGCAGAAAACAATAACGTTTGTCTGTCTTCAGGGATACCTTTTAAAATTTCACGAATATCTTCAATGAATCCCATGTTCAGCATTTCATCTGCTTCATCCAATACAGCCGTTTGCACATGGTCAATTCGGATCGTTTTCCTGCGCATATGGTCGAGCAAGCGTCCTGGAGTCGCTACAACAATTTGTGGTCCATCTTTCAAAGCACGGATTTGTCGCTCCATGTGTTGACCGCCATAAACAGGCAACGTACGGATACCTTTGAATTTACCTAATCGATTAATTTCTTCTGCTACTTGAATAGCTAACTCTCTTGTAGGGGCTACAACTAACCCTTGAATTTTGCGGACAGATTTATCGATCTTCTCGATCATTGGGATACCAAATGCCGCTGTCTTCCCTGTACCTGTTTGCGCTTGTCCAATTACATCTTTACCTTGCATTGCAAGCGGGATCGTCTCTGCTTGAATTGGTGTTGCTTCCTCAAAGCCCATTTTTTCTAACGCCTTCATAATCGGCTCTGAAACACCTAAATCATAAAATGTTGTCACCTTAATAGTCTACTCCTTTTTTTCTTCAAAATTTATTCGCATGAACAGCTGGGCGTGGCTGATTCGGTAGTCCAGTCATACCCTGGTTCCAAATTTATATTTTCTTTACCATAAAAAAAGGCATCCTCCAAATTGGTAAGGGGCCTCTTTGAAAATTCATGCATAAAATAACAGTCATTTAATCATAACATAAATACCACATTGATATCCACTACTTCGTGATTTTTTGTCCATAACATGGTAAAATATATTAGATTGAATAGAAACATGATTCCAAAGGAGGCTTTCCATGCGTATTCCTCCGTTTAATCCATATATAGCGGTTGTAATTGGTGTTATTGCTGTTTCAACATCTGCAGTCCTTGTCAAATTGGCAAACGGTACGCCAGCTGCCATTATTGCAAATTATCGTTTATTAATTGCTGTTATTATTATGGCTCCATATGTTTTTTTCAAACAAAGACAGGAGTTTAAGTTTATCCATAAGAAGGACTGGCTTTTGTCTACTTGTGCCGGGGTATTTTTGGCGTTTCATTTTATTCTCTGGTTCGAATCGTTGAATTATACATCTGTGGCAAGTTCCGTTGTCCTTGTTACACTGCAGCCGATATTCGCATTTTTGGGTACATATTTCTTTTTTAAAGAACGGTTTTCACAAGGTGCAGTCATTAGTATGGTTATTGCCTTATTAGGTAGTATCATCATCAGCTGGGGTGATTTCAGAATAAGCGGCATGGCATTATTTGGCGATATACTTGCGCTTCTCGGAGCAATCACTGTCACTGTCTATTTCTTATTTGGGCAAAATGCAAGAAAACGGTTATCTTTAATGCCATATACATTCGTTGTATACGGGGTAAGTTCCATAACGTTAATTATTTACAATTTAATCGTGCAAAATCCTTTCTTCGGGTACCCGGCTGAACATTGGTGGATATTCATCGCATTAGCTGTTATCCCAACATTCTTCGGTCACACGCTATTTAATTGGGCACTAAAGTGGCTTAGCACTGCAACGATATCGATGGGGATTGTCTTCGAACCAATTGGTGCGTCTTTACTCGCTTACTTCATTTTGGGTGAGAAAGTTACAGCTTCACAATGGCTCGGAGGAACTATCGTATTATTTGGGTTATTTTTATTTGTCATGAGCACTTCTCGAAAGCGTAATGTAACGATATCTAAGAAGTATCAGTAAGTTTCTATATATTCGGTCAAACAAACCTGTTATAATGGAGACATCCTTTATGAAGCAGGTGATGTCTTGCATATTCAACTAATGACGGACGGTGGGGCTGACTTTCCAGCTAGGTTGTCAGAATCATTAGAATTAATTACTGTACCTCTTTATTTACACTTTCAGGAAGAACAATACAAAAGCGGCGTTACGATTGATTTGCAACGTTTTTATAAAAAAATAAAAGAAGCAAAAGAGCTTCCTCGCTCATCTGCACCGAGCCCAAATGACTTTTACGAAGCCTTTAAACAAGTTGACCAGACGAAACCAATCATCATGTTTAGCTTGTCAAGCGGTCTAAGCAGTACTTTTGATAATGCGGTAGCAGGGAAAGATATGCTGGTCGATGAACAACCTCATCGAAAAATCGAAGTGATAAATACAAAGACAGCATCTTGCGGATTGGCTCTTTTACTCCATGAAGCAGGTATTAAAATCAACGAAGGTTACTCGTTTGAAAACCTGATAGAACATCTTCACGAACGTGTTGAACAAACGACAACTTTATTTGTTTTAAAGACATTGGAAAACCTGATTCTCGGTGGACGTTTAGACAAAGTAAAGGGCGCCATTGCTAAAACACTTAATATAAAATTATTAATGCGCGGAAGTGAAGAAGGAACAATTGAAGTAACAGAAAAAGTTCGCGGCGATAAGAAATCAATCCGACATTTCATTGAACAAATCGGTACCTACACAAAAAACGCGGAAGATAAAGTCATTGCCATGACACATTGTAATGCAGAAGATCGTGCAAATAAAGTACTTGCCGAAATACGAAATAAATACCCGTTTAAAGATGCTATCTTAACCGAAATGGGACCACTGATTTCGACATATGCTGGTGAAGGCGGTTTAGTAATTTCATTCTTTAAAGACTAAAAACAAGTAAACGACAAGCGAGGTGTCGTTTACTTGTTTTTTGTTAAGAAAGCATAAATCATTGTATTCAATGCATCCTTATCATTCCCTAAACAGATTAGATGTCTGGAACGTTCAAAAAATACGACCTCTTTTCGCTTCGATGTGATCTCTTTTTCTAAGAAATAAGCAGTTTTGTATGGAACCATACTATCTTGCTGCCCTTGTGCAATCAATACTGGTGTATCGATGTCCTTTAAATATGGCTTCGTGTATTTAACCAATTTAAGAAATTCCAAGTTGGCTTTAAAAGGAACTTCGCCCAATTTTCTTTTGTAATGCAAATATAATTTATTTTTATTAAGCTCCCCCCTGAAACCATCTGCTATAGCCTCACCAACATCCAGCAAGATTTGTTTGAATGATAAATACTTCCCTGCAGTAGCAAGAAGGACAAGTTTATCCACTTTATATTTTGCAGCCAAATAGGAAGCAATCATTCCTCCCATTGAAAATCCAATTAAGTATATTTGATCATATTTCTCATGTAATTGTTTGAGTGCTTTTTCAGCTGCATGTAGCCATTTTTTGTGGGAAACGTTTTTAAGTGCTAGCTTTCTTCCATGGCCGGGAAGGGTCGGAACTTCTATATGCCAACTCGTATTTTCCCGTAAATATGCTGCCAATGGTTCCACTTCATATGGTCCACCTGTATATCCATGGATAATCAAACAACCGATCATATGAATTCTCCTTCAATCATTCTCTGTCTTACATTTACCTGATTTTCATAAGTAATACCTGGTTTTCTATTCCCATCATTGTTGCTTTCTGAGACATGACTTAAAATATATAAAAATCTATGTCGTTCTTAAGTACAAATAAGCTGATGAAATTAAATGTTTCATCAGCTAGCTGCCAGACTAATTATTTCATGTTTTTCATAATCGAACCAACCTGTTTGACGACTGGGGAAATTTGCTGAACAGTATTGGCAAATTGACCAACTGTCGAGAACATTTTATCAAGGTCTACTTGCCCATTTTTATCTTGAAAATAGGTGAATAACCCATTCGCTTTCGGTGTTGAATACGGATTATGGCTGGTCTGATTTCCCATAACAGCATGCCAATTATTAGGCTGTTTAGGTTTGGCAAACTGATCAAATGGTGATTGGAAAACAGCTGAGTTTGGTTGCTGCAATTGTTGATGTCCCATCTGATAATATGGATGCACATGGTAATAATTGGGGTATCCGGTATATGCTTGGTACTGCTGATAATTATCATAAGGCCTTTCAAACATTTATGCACACACCTCTTTTAAACTGTATTATATGCTATTTTATGCATATTGTTTTTTAGTGTGAGCCGTCATTTTAAAAACCATCCCCGAAGTAATGCCCCATTCCTAAGACCTGCTTTATCTTGTTTACCTGAAACCCTAGTATTGCTTTACCATCAATAATGGTTACGGGAGTTCCGTAAATCCCCTTATCCTGTAACTCCTTCATATACTTTGGGTTTTCTATGACATCTTTCTTTTCGTAATCTATTTCCAATTTATTCAATGGGTCTAAAAGCTTAGTATAATGATCCCGGTTACTGTTAATATAAACCTTCACGTCTTTCTTCTTCATGATAGGTTCCTCCTAGAAGTATTCTTTCTTCATTTCTAACTTTTTAATACCCACAATGTTAACGAGTAAAACATAAATATAACAAAAATATTGCAACAATATTGCAAAATATAGTTCAAACTTACCATAAGATGAAATTTTTTATTCAGATAAGTGCCTTTATTCAGATTTATACGGGAATAATATCCATACACAAATTCCGTTGACCTTTACGTCAACGGAATTTGTGGTTGTTTATAATGTGGCTTTGACTTAATATGCTAGTAACTCATTCACAGATGAAAAGTTCTACATTAATTTGCAGCTTTTTTGTCGTCCGTGTTATACCCAAAATAGAAAGCGGGATACAAGTACAATAAGAAAAACCATAAAAACACAAAAAAAGAAAGACACGTAATCAATTAAATTTGGATTAGAACATTGCAAAAAAAACGGGTATAGTTCGAATTATCAACTTACAATTTCCGCATTTTGCTGGTGGTACCATTTTAGGATTATTTGTCATAGTCAGTTAAAAATATTAAAAGTTCACGAGCCTTCCCACATTGTGTAATATAAATTTGACTAAAAGTAAAATTTATATTACCCTTTTAGTGATAAAAAAATCCATAAAGGAACCTTGTTTTGGAGTGATAAAAGTGATCCGTAAAGGAACCTTAACAAACCGATTAAATGTACTTCGGGCTGAAAAACATTGGTCTCAAAAAAAAGTTGCATCACTGCTAGGAATCAGTCGACAAACGATTATTTCAATTGAAGCCAATAAGTACAGTCCATCTTTAATGCTTGCCTTTCAGATTGCCAATTTATTCGACAAAGATATTAATGACGTATTTCAATATCATTCGGAAGAGGAGTGTTTAAATGATTAAATGGTTGGCCGTTGTTACATTAGTATGGATTCTGTATCAATATGAAAAACGCTTTATGATACAAGAGGGTCATGACGAAAGAGGAAAGATGATTCTTTACAAATCTCGTTCAAGAACGTTTACGTATGTTTTGATCGGATGGACAGTTATTCATTTCATCAATAGTTTCTACCACTTGACCTATAATCAATTTAAAGATGCTATAGCTATCATCGTAGTAGGAGTCCTATTCATTCAATTCATTTATTTATTTGTCTATCGCCGTAAATACTGACACTCATTGTAGTAGGCATAATTTACTCGATATTCCCGACCGACAAAATTCAGAGGGTAATTCCGTTCCATTTTCTTGAACAGGAGAAAGTTACTGATTGGAAGCGATTAAGCTTATGACTTCAGGGGATAAGGCATAGCCGAACGTTTTGGGGGCCTTAACAAGCATCCTTTACCCCACGTATGGCTAGCAAAGATACAGCTTATTTTAATTTAACCGTAAAAAAAGCAAAACCATTACCAAAGCAGGTAACAGTTTTGCTTTTCGTAAAGTGGAGTACAAGCCTTATTACAGCTTGCTCCGATATAATAATAATAGAGCAGAGACATCCCAAATCTCATTTACTATCTTATCTCGATTTTTCTTTTTGGGCTATGACATACATCACACATGAAGGTATTTTTTCAAAAATCTTTTCTACCCGAAACCCTGCAATACCTTACAACTAATAGTCCCCAAACCCTTTAACCATTTTTATATGGTTAGGGAGTAGTTCTATTTTAGCTGGAGTAGTATTACTTATTTCACCGTCCATATCAATATCCTTCTTAATATCCGTTGTAATGGTAAGCTTATTTGTTTGAAAGTAAGTTAATTCGGTCAATCGATTGGTGTCATTGTTTGGATTGTTCATCGTTAATAATTCCTTGAACGCCGCTAGCGTCGAATTCTTAACAATAAGCACATCGAACTTTCCATCATTAGGGGAAATTGATGCAATTGGAAGCTCCCTTGTTCCAATAAACTTTCCATTTAAGGCTAAAATCATCACAGCGTCGCCCGAATAATTTTCCTTATCCGTTTCGATTTGATAGGAAAACGGTTCTGCTTGATTAATCGTTTTCAATGTACTAATAAAATAGCTCAGTACTCCAAGGTTATCCTTTTGCGATTCATCGATATTTAATGATGTTTCCGATACTAAGCCAACTCCCCAGAAGTTAAGAAAGTAGCTTCCCTCTGATTTGCCAATATCAATATCAACCATATTCCCTTCAACAATTGCTTCTGTTGCTTGCTTTATATTTTGTGGGATTTGTAGCATACGGCTAAAATCATTACATGTTCCTCCTGGCAATATAGCAATTGCTGGTCGTATTTTTTGCTCTGCAACACTATTGATACACTCATAAACTGTACCATCCCCACCGAGAATAATAATTAAGTCAACGTAACTTGCATGTTCTAAGCAACAGCTTTTTGCCTCTTCAATCGTTTCTGTTTGAACAATAGTCAGTTCCTTTACTGCCTGTGCAAGATTTGGTAAGGATTGTTCCAGTTTTCGCTTGATATCATTACTTCCAGCATTACCGTTATATAAAAATAGTGCCTTATTATACTGCATCCCAAATCCCCTTTGTAAACCAAACCACATAAGGAGCCTTCCCTTCCAATGTGGTTCATCTAGTTGTTTTAATCATCCTCGTCAATCGATAATACAATTATTTCACCTGTATACGCATCGATTTCAATTTCTGCCTCTTTATTAATTGCGTGCATTTCAATCTCATAAATAAGGCGACCATCTTCCTCATCAAGCTCAAAGTCAGTTACGCTTCCATTAAATTCATTTGAAGCAATCTCAACCGCCTTTTTAGAATCAATTGCCGGTTTACTTTTTGTGTTCTGCTTCTTATTTGATGTAGCATCTTCTTTCTTGTCTTTTGCAGTTTCCTTCATTTTATCATTCACGTTAGACTGCTTTTCGTTTTCATTGTTATTTTCTGGCAGTGTCATCTTTTTACTAAGACTAACAACCTCTCCTGTCTTACCATCAAGATGTAAGTCATATTCCTTTCCATCACCCGCAATTTCAACTTCATAAACAGATTTATTATTTTCTTTATCTAATTCCAACTCGGTAATTGTTCCAGGATACTGTGCTTTCACCAATTGTTTAATATCGTCCATCGTTAATTCTGGTTCCACTTGCGATGCATTTGAATGATAAATCCCAAATCCTAATGAACAGGCTCCCACGAAGATTCCAATCATTAAAGCTACTTTTCTCTTCATTTCAGCTTCCTCCCTTTTTTCTCTTGTTCCTATCATATCCCTTCATAATGATAAAAACCTGTGAGCAAGATTAGAATTTGCTAAGAATCATGTTATGCATTTCCTTGCACCGGGAGTCTAACCCTAAAAGTTGATCCTTCACCAATCATGCTTGAAACAGAAATCGACCCTTTATGAGCTTCCACAATTGTTTTCGCAATGGCTAACCCCAACCCTGTTCCACCTGTATCCCTACTCCGCGCTTTATCAACTCGATAAAATCGATCAAACACTTTTGCTTGTTCAGCTTCAGAAATCCCTTGTCCAAAATCCTCAATTGTCACAATCGCCTCATATCCATTTCCCTGAATGCCCACGCTAATCTCATCATCACTGTATTTCAACGCATTCGCTATTAAAATATACACAACCTGTTTGATTTGGTCCTCATTTCCTTCTATCCAAACACTATCTTGTTTCGTGATCAGAGTAATTGTCCGATCATATGCACCTGTAAAAGCTGAGATACAAGTTTCACACAGCTTCACTAGATTAATTGATGTATCAGTTTCCGCTTTCTTACTCTTTGCCAAAAGAAGCATTTGTTCAACTAACTTTTGCATCCGATCCGCTTCAGAGTCAATTGCATCAACCGCTTCTTGAAAGACTTCCGGGCGATCTTTTCCTCGCCTTTCTAAAAGCTGGGCATAACTTTTTACAATCGCGATTGGAGTCTTTAATTCATGTGAAGCATCTGAAACAAATTGTTCCTGTTTCTGAAAATTGTCTTTTAGGTGATCAATCATATCATTAAATGTTACTTCCATTTGATATAATTCATCCTTTGAACGCCCGTTTAATTCAATTTTCTTCCAGTTATCCTTTATTTTGTTCTCTTTCATTGTCTGAATTAAAGCATGTATCGGTTTCAATAAAAACCCACTTAAAAATCTTCCTGCAATAACCGTTGGAACGAGCATAATAATGGAAGCGATGATAACCACATACAATAACACCTTCATTGTTTTATGCAATTCGATTAAATGTTTCGATACTTGCAGTGTTACAATGGTGCCATCACTCCAAATAATGGGTTGAGCTACAACAGCTATACTGACACCAGATTTTTGCTTGGTCACCTTTTTATATTGCGTAGAGGAAAACTCACTTGGAAGATCACGAAATTCACTTTGCTTTGTCAACGTGTTAAGAGCTGTTCCATTCTGGCTAATCACGCGGATCATGCCTTCTGTCGGCAAATACGCTTCTAACAATTCCTTGCTAGGGATCTCCGGATTTTCGTTTAGTGTTCTAACAATTGTCGATGTTTGCGTTTCTAATTCCTTTAATTCACTATCAACGGATAATTTATAGAACAAATAATAGACAGATGTA
Coding sequences within:
- a CDS encoding DEAD/DEAH box helicase, which translates into the protein MTTFYDLGVSEPIMKALEKMGFEEATPIQAETIPLAMQGKDVIGQAQTGTGKTAAFGIPMIEKIDKSVRKIQGLVVAPTRELAIQVAEEINRLGKFKGIRTLPVYGGQHMERQIRALKDGPQIVVATPGRLLDHMRRKTIRIDHVQTAVLDEADEMLNMGFIEDIREILKGIPEDRQTLLFSATMPKEIREIATHLMKSPEEIKVKAKEMTVENINQYFVEVPEKYKFDTLTNHLDINGPDLAIVFSRTKKRVDEITEGLQARGFRAEGIHGDLTQGKRMSVLNKFKNGRVEVLVATDVAARGLDISGVTHVYNFDIPQDPESYVHRIGRTGRAGRTGEAISFITPREMAHLHLIEKTTKSKMKRIMPPSSQDALRGQQQVAVNKLLKTIEQKDLKAYHQTANEILQDHDSITVIAAALKMLTKERRDTPVRISSVQPISVKKAQRSKDNNKRGGKRNYYGKRNQGGRGQGGRNQNGGRNRKGNFQKRRNRD
- a CDS encoding rhomboid family intramembrane serine protease, producing the protein MFIRTEKSLKEFIQFYPVVATLIIIHLALWLIIDLLQLPLGIHFYQWGAGNNLFIHEGEYWRLLTSIILHNGLMHALFNSFALAIFGPALEQMLGKFKFILAYFGAGLIGNIATYLIEPTGFYSHVGASGAIFGLFGIYVYMVVLRKDLIDRANAQVVLTIFIIGLIMTFLRPNINIYAHVFGFIGGFALARLLLNNVQPFSPQRNRRRPNAGSVSFNPNRWKRRRLPRGLAPKIFWIIFGILVVLGLISRIL
- the acpS gene encoding holo-ACP synthase, translated to MNSLIKGIGMDLIELTRIRNSIERNPRFIERILTVSEQELFYQLSTDNRRAEFLAGRFAAKEAFAKAVGTGIGKLSFQHIEVLPDSHGAPVLIAEGYEHATVFISITHSNNYAAAQIVIEDK
- a CDS encoding DMT family transporter codes for the protein MRIPPFNPYIAVVIGVIAVSTSAVLVKLANGTPAAIIANYRLLIAVIIMAPYVFFKQRQEFKFIHKKDWLLSTCAGVFLAFHFILWFESLNYTSVASSVVLVTLQPIFAFLGTYFFFKERFSQGAVISMVIALLGSIIISWGDFRISGMALFGDILALLGAITVTVYFLFGQNARKRLSLMPYTFVVYGVSSITLIIYNLIVQNPFFGYPAEHWWIFIALAVIPTFFGHTLFNWALKWLSTATISMGIVFEPIGASLLAYFILGEKVTASQWLGGTIVLFGLFLFVMSTSRKRNVTISKKYQ
- a CDS encoding glutaredoxin family protein; amino-acid sequence: MKKKDVKVYINSNRDHYTKLLDPLNKLEIDYEKKDVIENPKYMKELQDKGIYGTPVTIIDGKAILGFQVNKIKQVLGMGHYFGDGF
- a CDS encoding NAD(P)H-hydrate dehydratase, whose product is MYIVTAKEMYDMDRYTVEEMGLDARILMENAGRAVCYELTKIITKKDRICVMVGGGNNGGDGFVIARTLKNKNYHVTVIQVVPDEKITGDVQYNKTLFLNCGGSVVVTTEASDISKIATNSDVIIDAMIGIGVHDKLREPTATIVSIINEFAPRIISVDIPTGLPADEGITGFSAIQADYTIIIEAPKMSLYLQHTAAFYGKWKVVSIGIPANAIEETPARLIWDQHQFQQTMPKRGLYAHKGDHGKGLAIGGSKEMPGSIAMTAKAALRTGAGLLTVGTTESVIPTIASTCVEATYLALSRNKESDLMTMSIPFDKYDAIVIGMGLGREKRAEQLVQNVLTEANYPVIIDADGLYHAKFAHTKLTKRLYPTIMTPHPGEMAMLLDVSVAELLEKPFYYSTKFARDHQVYLVLKGKNTIITAPGGQQAVNTTGNQGLAKGGSGDVLSGIILAMVMQHKSIFQALCNACFVHGMAADLLVTDNHSYYDLMATDVIEGIPAVYRTFLDM
- a CDS encoding DegV family protein, which translates into the protein MHIQLMTDGGADFPARLSESLELITVPLYLHFQEEQYKSGVTIDLQRFYKKIKEAKELPRSSAPSPNDFYEAFKQVDQTKPIIMFSLSSGLSSTFDNAVAGKDMLVDEQPHRKIEVINTKTASCGLALLLHEAGIKINEGYSFENLIEHLHERVEQTTTLFVLKTLENLILGGRLDKVKGAIAKTLNIKLLMRGSEEGTIEVTEKVRGDKKSIRHFIEQIGTYTKNAEDKVIAMTHCNAEDRANKVLAEIRNKYPFKDAILTEMGPLISTYAGEGGLVISFFKD
- a CDS encoding helix-turn-helix transcriptional regulator — translated: MIRKGTLTNRLNVLRAEKHWSQKKVASLLGISRQTIISIEANKYSPSLMLAFQIANLFDKDINDVFQYHSEEECLND
- a CDS encoding alpha/beta hydrolase — its product is MIGCLIIHGYTGGPYEVEPLAAYLRENTSWHIEVPTLPGHGRKLALKNVSHKKWLHAAEKALKQLHEKYDQIYLIGFSMGGMIASYLAAKYKVDKLVLLATAGKYLSFKQILLDVGEAIADGFRGELNKNKLYLHYKRKLGEVPFKANLEFLKLVKYTKPYLKDIDTPVLIAQGQQDSMVPYKTAYFLEKEITSKRKEVVFFERSRHLICLGNDKDALNTMIYAFLTKNK
- a CDS encoding YppG family protein; its protein translation is MFERPYDNYQQYQAYTGYPNYYHVHPYYQMGHQQLQQPNSAVFQSPFDQFAKPKQPNNWHAVMGNQTSHNPYSTPKANGLFTYFQDKNGQVDLDKMFSTVGQFANTVQQISPVVKQVGSIMKNMK